The window GGCCGCGCGTGGCTGTCGCCTCGCCCGAGCTGGGGATCGGGTTCCAGGACGACGGCGGGCCCCACTGTGTACCGCTCGTGAAGAGCGTCTCCTCGCGGGGGTACTCACCCACCAGCTCGTTCGCGGAGTCCATGCCTTCGGCGGACGCATACGGGTTGGAGATCGGCTCGTTGCCGCCGCCGCCGGAGCAGCCGGCGAGCAGCAGGCCCGCCGCCGCAGCCGTCGCCAGGGCCGACGCGCCCCGTGACCTGGTCTGTCGAAGGGACATCAGCGATCCTCTCGTCCACCCGCACGGCCGTCGCGCGGACCGGACGCATCGTCGCGCCGGGTTGTTGAGCATCGTTCTGTGCCGGGGTCGATCGAGTCAAGGTTTGTGACCGATGTTGCTAAATTGACACCTGTGCCGATATCGGCACTTCGCGCACCTGCCCGGACGGACGATAGGCTGTGCGCACTGGCCCGGGCCCTGCCCGACGCCGGGCTCGCCCCTCCCGTCTCGAGAGGGGCGAGCGCCTGTAGCTCAGTGGATAGAGCACCGCTCTCCTAAAGCGGGTGTCGGCAGTTCGAGTCTGCCCAGGCGCACCTAACGCGCGGCGAGCACCGCGGCGGGCCGTTCGGTCCGCGCGGCACGCTCGCCGCCCCGGACCCGCGTGGCCACCACCATGACCACCAGCCCGGCCAGGGTCACGGCGGCGCCCGCCCACAGCGGCGACGTGTAGCCGAGGCCGGCGGCCAGGGTCAGGCCACCCACCCAGGCGCCGAACGCGTTGCCGATGTTGAACGCGGCAATGTTCGCGCCGGAGGCGAGCGTCGGGGCCACGGCGGCGTGCCGCATGACCCGCATCTGCAGACCCGGCCCCACCGCGAACCCGACCGCGCCCATCAGGAACAGGCCGGCCAGCGTCGCGACCTGGCTGTTGGCCGTCAGCGCGAAGCCCGCCAGGACCACGGTGAGCAGCGCCAGCAGGGTGAGCAATGTGGTGCCGAGGTTCCGGTCGGCCGCCTTGCCGCCCACCAGGTTCCCCACAAAGAGGCCCGCGCCGAACAGCATCAGCAGCCACGGCACCGTCGAGCTCGCGAACCCGCTCACCTCGGTGAGGGTGAAGGCGATGTAGGTGAACGCGCCGAACATGCCGCCGAACCCGAACACCGTCACCGCGAGCGAGAGCCAGACCTGCGGCGCCCGGAACACGGCCAGCTCGCCCCGCAGGCCCGGTCCGGCCTGCCCGCTGGCGCCCGCGGCGTCGTCGGGCACACCGATCCGGGCGGGGACCAGGAGCGCGATGCCGACGAACGCGAGCACGCCGATGGCGGTGATCGCCCAGAACGTGGAGCGCCAGCCGGCGGCCTGCCCGAGCAGCGTGCCGAACGGCACCCCGAGCACGTTGGCGACCGTCAGCCCGGTGAACATGATCGAGATGGCGGCAGCACGACGCTCCTTGGCCACCAGGTCAGCGGCGACGACTGCCCCGATGCCGAAGAAGGCACCGTGGCACAGCGCCGCGACGACCCGGCCCAGCATCATCAGCTCGTAGCTCGGGGCGATGGCGGACACCAGGTTGCCCGCGATGAACAGGACCATCAGCCCGAGCAGGGCCTTCCTCCGGTCCATCCGGTTCAGGGCGGCGGTGAGGCCCACCGCGCCCACCGCGACGGACAGGGCATAACCCGAGATGAGGTATCCGGCGACCGTCTCGGTGACACCGAAGTCCGTGGCCACCGCGGGCAGCAGGCCCATGATGACGAACTCGGTGAGGCCGATGCCGAAGCCCCCGATGGCGAGGGCCCACAGGGCAGCAGGCATGGCAGTTCTCCTTGGTCAGGCGGGGGCGTTGGTCAGGCGGGGACGTTGGTCAGGCGGGGACGAGCAGGGTCAGCCGTTGAAGGTGTCGGGGTGCAGACCGGTGCGGCCGTCGCGGTCGAGCGCATCGATCGCGACGACCTCCGCCACGGTCAGCTCGAAGCCGAACAGGTCGAGGTTCGACGCGATGCGCGACGGCGTGACCGACTTGGGGATCACTACGTTCCCGTGCTGCAGGTGCCAGCGCAGCACCACCTGAGCCGGTGTTACGCCGTGCGCCTCGGCGGCGGCGGTCACCGGCGCCGCGCCGAGCACCGCGCCCTGC is drawn from Promicromonospora sp. Populi and contains these coding sequences:
- a CDS encoding MFS transporter codes for the protein MPAALWALAIGGFGIGLTEFVIMGLLPAVATDFGVTETVAGYLISGYALSVAVGAVGLTAALNRMDRRKALLGLMVLFIAGNLVSAIAPSYELMMLGRVVAALCHGAFFGIGAVVAADLVAKERRAAAISIMFTGLTVANVLGVPFGTLLGQAAGWRSTFWAITAIGVLAFVGIALLVPARIGVPDDAAGASGQAGPGLRGELAVFRAPQVWLSLAVTVFGFGGMFGAFTYIAFTLTEVSGFASSTVPWLLMLFGAGLFVGNLVGGKAADRNLGTTLLTLLALLTVVLAGFALTANSQVATLAGLFLMGAVGFAVGPGLQMRVMRHAAVAPTLASGANIAAFNIGNAFGAWVGGLTLAAGLGYTSPLWAGAAVTLAGLVVMVVATRVRGGERAARTERPAAVLAAR